From a region of the Nothobranchius furzeri strain GRZ-AD chromosome 12, NfurGRZ-RIMD1, whole genome shotgun sequence genome:
- the jpt2 gene encoding jupiter microtubule associated homolog 2, with product MTSTNTFQGFDSVSKPSSRVLQPPGGGSNNIFGGYEEDVAPSRRPNKMASTVFAPAEEPQSVSRRSNPPGGKSSGIFGQPEAPVQPQRPVPPGGATSSIFGSAESAPVQSTCKSHPNKPKDNLAVGPESESPAKVVQPEVKEEAAPPSLVPAKEEPAAAAVSSPPQPEPPSTADEDSLKNHEPHLGPKPRSHNRVLNPPGGKSSVIFY from the exons ATGACTTCGACGAACACGTTTCAGGGGTTTGATTCGGTCTCGAAACCAAGTTCCAG GGTGCTGCAGCCTCCTGGTGGTGGCTCCAATAACATTTTTGGTGGCTATGAAGAGGACGTTGCACCCTCAAGAAGACCCAATAAGATGGCCTCCACAGTCTTTGCTCCAGCTGAAGAGCCCCAGAGTGTATCCAGGCGCTCCAATCCTCCAG GTGGAAAGAGTAGTGGAATATTTGGTCAACCTGAAGCTCCAGTTCAACCACAGAGACCCGTACCTCCAGGTGGAGCAACCAGCAGCATTTTTGGCTCTGCAGAGAGCGCACCTGTCCAAAGCACATGCAAGAGCCACCCAAATAAGCCAAAG GATAATCTAGCTGTTGGACCAGAATCTGAATCACCAG CCAAAGTCGTCCAACCAGAGGTGAAGGAAGAAGCCGCTCCGCCCTCTCTTGTCCCAGCCAAGGAAGAGCCTGCAGCTGCCGCCGTCTCCTCCCCCCCACAGCCAGAACCACCTTCAACAGCCGATGAGGACTCGCTGAAGAACCATGAGCCTCACCTGGGACCTAAGCCTCGCTCTCACAACAGGGTGCTCAACCCCCCCGGAGGAAAGTCCAGTGTGATTTTCTACTGA
- the dhrs7b gene encoding dehydrogenase/reductase SDR family member 7B isoform X1, producing MDRVVGGGLLPLVLTGVGVLLLYRILLRLKPGTSVQGAVVVITGASSGLGKECAKAFHAAGARLVLCGRDAARLQQVVQDLKGSSTDQQKQTFTPCAVIFDLAKADTVDKAAEEILKCFGRVDILVNNAGVSYRGNIVDTHMSVQRDVMETNYFGTIALTQALLPSMIQRHSGHIVVISSVQGKLAIPYRSAYAASKHATQAYFDCLRAEIECFGIPVTVISPGYIRTNLSINAVTGDGSKYGVMDKTTESGWDPRDVATTVLKAVRHRSKDVVLAGLLPSVAIYLRTLWPALFFKLMSSRARKIRNQQKPKNE from the exons ATGGATCGCGTCGTGGGAGGAGGACTGCTTCCCCTAGTACTAACAGGtgtgggagtcctgctgctgtatcggaTCCTTCTTCGCCTCAAACCAGGAACTTCAGTACAAGGTGCGGTTGTTGTCATCACAGGGGCCAGCTCTGGACTTGGAAAAG AGTGTGCAAAGGCTTTCCACGCTGCAGGTGCTCGGCTCGTCCTATGTGGGAGAGATGCAGCTCGTCTGCAGCAGGTGGTCCAGGACCTCAAAGGAAGTTCAACAGATCAACAAAAACAG ACTTTCACTCCCTGTGCCGTTATCTTCGACTTGGCTAAAGCGGACACGGTGGACAAGGCTGCAGAAGAGATCTTAAAGTGCTTTGGACGAGTGGACATCCTTGTGAACAATGCTGGAGTCAGTTACCGTGGCAACATAGTGGACACCCACATGTCAGTTCAACGAGACGTTATGGAAACAAACTACTTTGGAACCATTGCTCTCACTCAAG CCCTCCTGCCCTCAATGATTCAGAGACACAGTGGCCACATTGTTGTCATCAGCAGCGTTCAAGGAAAGCTAGCCATTCCCTACAGATCTGCCT ATGCAGCATCCAAGCACGCCACCCAGGCCTACTTTGACTGCCTACGAGCTGAGATTGAGTGCTTTGGAATCCCCGTGACGGTGATCAGCCCGGGTTACATCCGAACCAACCTGTCGATCAATGCAGTCACTGGAGACGGCTCCAAGTACGGAG TTATGGATAAAACCACCGAATCGGGCTGGGACCCCAGAGACGTTGCCACCACCGTCCTGAAGGCGGTCCGTCACAGAAGTAAAGACGTGGTTTTGGCTGGACTTCTGCCCTCCGTGGCCATCTACCTCCGCACGCTGTGGCCGGCGCTCTTCTTTAAACTGATGTCCTCTCGTGCTCGCAAGATCAGAAACCAGCAGAAACCTAAAAATGAGTGA
- the tmem11 gene encoding transmembrane protein 11, mitochondrial yields MRRSDLHTTIPRVLCAEATSTEITVVFSNMASLGRRRGVPVSRERAVMAASDCYIVHEIYNGENAQDQFEYELEQALEAQYKYIVIEPTRIGDETARWITVGNCLHKTAVLSGAACLLTPLSLPAEYSRYVALPAGALSVACAALYGISWQFDPCCKYQVEYNSQKLSRLPLHTLTSSTPVVLVRRDDVHRKRLHNTIALAALAYCAKKIYELYVV; encoded by the exons ATGCGTAGATCGGACTTGCACACAACAATACCCAGGGTTCTTTGCGCTGAGGCTACGTCAACCGAAATCACAGTTGTTTTTTCCAACATGGCGTCGCTGGGAAGGAGGCGCGGTGTCCCAGTAAGCAGGGAGAG GGCAGTGATGGCTGCGTCAGACTGCTACATTGTACATGAGATCTACAATGGGGAGAATGCGCAGGACCAGTTTGAGTACGAGCTGGAGCAGGCACTGGAGGCCCAGTATAAATATATTGTTATTGAGCCCACACGGATCGGGGATGAGACGGCCCGCTGGATTACGGTGGGGAACTGCCTGCACAAGACGGCTGTGTTGTCAGGCGCTGCATGCCTCCTGACGCCACTTTCGCTGCCTGCAGAATACTCGCGCTATGTAGCATTGCCAGCTGGTGCCCTCAGTGTGGCCTGTGCTGCGCTCTATGGGATTTCATGGCAGTTTGATCCCTGCTGCAAGTACCAAGTGGAATACAACAGCCAAAAACTCTCACGGCTGCCCCTGCATACACTGACCTCCTCAACACCCGTGGTTTTGGTACGCAGGGATGACGTCCACAGAAAGAGACTCCATAATACGATAGCACTGGCTGCTCTGGCGTATTGCGCCAAGAAGATCTATGAACTCTATGTGGTATGA
- the dhrs7b gene encoding dehydrogenase/reductase SDR family member 7B isoform X2, which yields MDRVVGGGLLPLVLTGVGVLLLYRILLRLKPGTSVQGAVVVITGASSGLGKECAKAFHAAGARLVLCGRDAARLQQVVQDLKGSSTDQQKQTFTPCAVIFDLAKADTVDKAAEEILKCFGRVDILVNNAGVSYRGNIVDTHMSVQRDVMETNYFGTIALTQALLPSMIQRHSGHIVVISSVQGKLAIPYRSAYAASKHATQAYFDCLRAEIECFGIPVTVISPGYIRTNLSINAVTGDGSKYGVSGSDRSYIQE from the exons ATGGATCGCGTCGTGGGAGGAGGACTGCTTCCCCTAGTACTAACAGGtgtgggagtcctgctgctgtatcggaTCCTTCTTCGCCTCAAACCAGGAACTTCAGTACAAGGTGCGGTTGTTGTCATCACAGGGGCCAGCTCTGGACTTGGAAAAG AGTGTGCAAAGGCTTTCCACGCTGCAGGTGCTCGGCTCGTCCTATGTGGGAGAGATGCAGCTCGTCTGCAGCAGGTGGTCCAGGACCTCAAAGGAAGTTCAACAGATCAACAAAAACAG ACTTTCACTCCCTGTGCCGTTATCTTCGACTTGGCTAAAGCGGACACGGTGGACAAGGCTGCAGAAGAGATCTTAAAGTGCTTTGGACGAGTGGACATCCTTGTGAACAATGCTGGAGTCAGTTACCGTGGCAACATAGTGGACACCCACATGTCAGTTCAACGAGACGTTATGGAAACAAACTACTTTGGAACCATTGCTCTCACTCAAG CCCTCCTGCCCTCAATGATTCAGAGACACAGTGGCCACATTGTTGTCATCAGCAGCGTTCAAGGAAAGCTAGCCATTCCCTACAGATCTGCCT ATGCAGCATCCAAGCACGCCACCCAGGCCTACTTTGACTGCCTACGAGCTGAGATTGAGTGCTTTGGAATCCCCGTGACGGTGATCAGCCCGGGTTACATCCGAACCAACCTGTCGATCAATGCAGTCACTGGAGACGGCTCCAAGTACGGAG TTTCCGGGAGCGACAGATCCTACATTCAAGAATGA
- the cramp1 gene encoding protein cramped-like isoform X1 encodes MVKRKKTSPTSEELENGMTPGSREGIGVDGRRNPSRKPEGCDEEESGEVASEERSTKGDERVETLNPSATGLGSGLSPVLPGSPPNRTGQGPNQQPHTSTEPVPPCQDQHHFLRSSVRPPSKRIRKDSVGSAINGHGGAKSKGAENGSASQGVVGPSVVGSIGGVSKASKGQGATEKEEQAGNQKRARRQWESWSAEDKNSFFEGLYEHGKDFEAIQNNIAMKYKKRGKPANMVKNKEQVRHFYYRTWHKISKHIDFASVYSRVLKKSSQELYGLICYAELRKKVGGLMDEKNVAKLNELIQQGATTVRSKGRNLRIKAPMCRALKKLCDPDGVSDEEDQKPVRLPLKVAVELQPRSNHSWARVQSLAHNPRLRMVVELHRKVSNLIEYLRQKWAYQDQRILKSLMEREALEGSQPGTASPSKVQQEELFLFPAENSTLTTLPGVARVVHSKASCTVHWLESGKSRPSAKELPAAQILGIHTAAPPRGGSRSGRGSSAAASASVALLADARRTEPSNSEPSPESSGKVEEKKPQSFISSSSQQPPTEEGTGVGCSETGVEADGCSAACRSTEKLCGGAESSSEPCKEEQNHGTISADANQIPPAQPPVPGSEEGTPQGSAAKERTVELIREEGWSAREGENVTLAELYLMFGKPGKLLLEYEWQPAAVPTSNTENGAAVVSAKPNRTNRVLRCLLKLVSTEANPKPLAPEMCSIATSPLKSHQEEQNQALTPPGKGTISGVRSPSCGRQQASVRGARMNTPSAAVSGGRNLPRSLLGSAASGDAEGSVFAVPTTLPPNSSRHNRMFSPNKEAQLAFKQQLDSISMQSDLFFSRQRKPRNRQLRKPLVVQRTLLPRTTGDTPQHVCSFSILSNSSATGTGSFRPIQTRLAPSSRPPITKTSSSAAASQLSSAIDLAAKSAGIIPGSPCQESDPPSVDNSPLLAAAPIADAEPEPQLLQTNSPENGLPPPSPGATDGGDSLLSPPSVASLLDISLPGPPEEALAPGEPQTHISDSLIELAINSTHYGEEAALSPAKLGNGDPSKLLASFPSVSPSGGWIPSPSHDPQWYPSDSSDSTLGCLLSSMASPDKTRRTPSGPSSGTALLGPSLLDCNSHDSFQSRGLPDVAEMDSQLACMMSESSVDYIARFNDLAQELAVTEPSIPPP; translated from the exons ATGGTGAAGAGAAAGAAGACGTCGCCCACATCAGAAGAGCTTGAAAATGG CATGACACCGGGCTCCAGGGAGGGGATCGGTGTCGATGGGAGGCGGAATCCGTCCAGAAAGCCTGAAGGTTGCGACGAGGAGGAGAGCGGAGAGGTGGCGAGCGAGGAGCGCAGTACAAAGGGAGACGAGCGAGTGGAAACACTTAATCCATCAGCCACGGGTCTGGGCTCCGGTTTATCCCCGGTTCTCCCTGGATCCCCGCCGAACCGAACCGGGCAGGGTCCGAACCAGCAGCCCCACACCTCAACGGAACCCGTCCCTCCGTGTCAAGACCAGCATCATTTTCTACGGTCTAGCGTTCGACCTCCGAGCAAACGGATACGGAAGGATTCAGTCGGATCAGCCATCAACGGACACGGCGGAGCTAAATCTAAAG GAGCAGAGAATGGATCTGCTTCTCAGGGGGTTGTGGGACCATCTGTGGTCGGCTCCATCGGAGGGGTGTCGAAGGCGTCCAAGGGGCAGGGGGCCACTGAGAAGGAGGAGCAAGCTGGAAACCAGAAGAGAGCCCGTCGGCAGTGGGAGTCCTGGAGCGCAGAGGACAAAAACAGCTTCTTCGAGGGGCTTTATGAG CACGGGAAGGATTTTGAGGCAATCCAAAATAACATTGCTATGAAGTATAAGAAGAGAGGAAAGCCGGCAAACATGGTGAAAAACAAGGAGCAGGTCCGACACTTTTACTACCGCACCTGGCACAAGATCTCCAAACACATCGACTTTGCCAGTG TTTACTCCCGTGTGTTGAAGAAATCTTCTCAAGAACTCTACGGTCTGATCTGCTACGCTGAGCTTCGCAAAAAAGTTGGAGGAT TGATGGATGAGAAGAACGTGGCTAAATTAAATGAACTCATCCAGCAAGG GGCCACCACTGTGCGCTCCAAAGGCAGGAACCTGCGAATCAAAGCTCCCATGTGCCGTGCTCTGAAGAAACTCTGCGATCCAGACG GAGTGAGCGACGAAGAAGACCAGAAGCCGGTGCGTCTGCCGCTGAAGGTGGCGGTGGAGCTCCAGCCCCGCAGCAACCACTCCTGGGCCCGTGTTCAAAGCCTAGCTCACAATCCTCGCCTCAG GATGGTGGTGGAGCTCCACAGGAAAGTGTCCAACCTGATCGAGTATCTGAGACAGAAGTGGGCTTACCAAGACCAGCGAATC CTCAAGAGTCTGATGGAGAGGGAGGCTCTAGAGGGCAGCCAGCCCGGCACCGCCTCTCCCAGCAAAGTTCAGCAGGAGGAGCTCTTCCTGTTCCCTGCTGAGAACAGCACCCTGACAACTCTGCCTGGTGTGGCACGAGTGGTTCACTCCAAGGCCTCCTGCACTGTACACTGGCTAGAGAGTGGCAAGAGCCGACCCAGTGCCAAGGAGCTGCCAGCAGCCCAGATCCTGGGCATCCACACGGCGGCGCCGCCTCGAGGAGGCAGCAGATCTGGACGGGGAAGCTCCGCTGCAGCTAGCGCCTCTGTGGCTCTGTTGGCAGATGCTCGTCGGACTGAGCCTTCTAATTCTGAACCGTCCCCTGAGAGTTCTGGGAAGGTAGAAGAGAAGAAACCTCAGTCGTTCATTTCTAGTTCCTCTCAGCAGCCTCCCACAGAAGAGGGGACTGGTGTGGGATGCTCAGAGACTGGCGTGGAGGCTGATGGCTGCTCAGCAGCGTGCCGAAGCACAGAGAAGCTGTGTGGTGGTGCAGAGAGCTCGTCGGAGCCGTGTAAAGAGGAGCAGAACCATGGGACCATTTCTGCAGATGCTAACCAGATCCCTCCAGCACAACCTCCAGTTCCAGGCTCAGAGGAGGGCACGCCACAGGGCTCGGCAGCAAAGGAGCGCACTGTTGAACTCATCAGAGAGGAGGGCTGGAGTGCCCGCGAGGGGGAGAACGTCACTCTGGCTGAGCTCTATCTGATGTTTGGGAAGCCGGGCAAACTGCTGCTAGAGTATGAGTGGCAGCCCGCTGCTGTTCCCACCAGCAACACGGAAAACGGAGCAGCTGTGGTGTCGGCCAAGCCCAACAGGACCAACAGAGTTCTGCGCTGCCTGCTCAAGCTGGTTTCCACTGAGGCCAACCCCAAACCTTTG GCTCCTGAAATGTGCTCCATAGCCACATCACCACTAAAGAGCCACCAGGAGGAGCAGAACCAGGCCCTGACTCCTCCAGGGAAGGGTACCATCTCTGGAGTCCGCAGCCCCAGCTGTGGTCGGCAGCAGGCCTCTGTCCGAGGGGCCAGGATGAACACGCCGAGCGCTGCTGTCTCAG GTGGGCGGAACCTCCCTCGGTCTCTGCTGGGTTCAGCTGCGAGCGGTGACGCAGAAGGCAGCGTGTTCGCAGTACCCACCACTCTACCGCCCAACAGCTCGCGGCACAACAGAATGTTCTCCCCGAATAAAGAAGCCCAGCTGGCCTTCAAACAGCAGCTGGACTCCATCAGT ATGCAGTCCGATCTTTTCTTCTCAAGACAGAGGAAACCTCGGAACAGACAGCTCCGAAAACCTCTCGTAGTTCAG CGAACTCTGCTGCCCAGGACGACCGGGGACACCCCTCAGCACGTCTGCtccttctccatcctctctaactCCTCTGCTACAG GAACTGGATCTTTCCGGCCCATCCAGACTCGCCTGGCCCCCTCCTCGCGCCCTCCCATCACCAAAACCTCCAGCTCTGCAGCAGCCAGCCAGCTCTCCA GTGCTATTGACCTGGCAGCCAAGTCTGCAGGCATCATCCCAGGCAGTCCCTGTCAGGAGTCGGACCCCCCCAGTGTGGATAACAGCCCTCTGCTGGCAGCAGCGCCCATCGCTGATGCTGAACCAGAACCCCAGCTCCTCCAGACAAATTCCCCAGAG AACGGTCTCCCCCCACCGTCTCCTGGAGCAACCGATGGTGGCGACTCCCTCCTCTCTCCCCCCAGTGTCGCCTCTCTTCTTGACATCTCTCTGCCGGGCCCCCCTGAGGAGGCTCTGGCCCCTGGAGAACCTCAAACACATATCAGTGACTCACTAATCGAGCTCGCCATCAACTCAACACACTACG GTGAGGAGGCTGCTCTCTCTCCAGCTAAGCTGGGTAACGGTGACCCGTCCAAACTGCTGGCTTCATTTCCCTCAGTCAGCCCATCCGGAGGGTGGATCCCGTCTCCCAGCCACGACCCTCAGTGGTACCCTAGCGACTCGTCCGACTCCACGCTGGGATGCCTCCTCT CCAGCATGGCGTCTCCTGATAAGACCAGGCGCACCCCCTCTGGCCCCTCCAGTGGCACCGCTTTGCTTGGTCCAAGCCTCCTGGACTGCAATTCCCATGATTCCTTTCAATCCCGTGGCCTTCCTGATGTAGCAGAA ATGGACTCTCAGCTTGCCTGCATGATGAGCGAGAGCAGCGTGGACTACATTGCTCGCTTCAACGACCTGGCTCAGGAGCTGGCTGTGACCGAGCCCTCCATCCCACCTCCCTGA
- the cramp1 gene encoding protein cramped-like isoform X2 yields the protein MTPGSREGIGVDGRRNPSRKPEGCDEEESGEVASEERSTKGDERVETLNPSATGLGSGLSPVLPGSPPNRTGQGPNQQPHTSTEPVPPCQDQHHFLRSSVRPPSKRIRKDSVGSAINGHGGAKSKGAENGSASQGVVGPSVVGSIGGVSKASKGQGATEKEEQAGNQKRARRQWESWSAEDKNSFFEGLYEHGKDFEAIQNNIAMKYKKRGKPANMVKNKEQVRHFYYRTWHKISKHIDFASVYSRVLKKSSQELYGLICYAELRKKVGGLMDEKNVAKLNELIQQGATTVRSKGRNLRIKAPMCRALKKLCDPDGVSDEEDQKPVRLPLKVAVELQPRSNHSWARVQSLAHNPRLRMVVELHRKVSNLIEYLRQKWAYQDQRILKSLMEREALEGSQPGTASPSKVQQEELFLFPAENSTLTTLPGVARVVHSKASCTVHWLESGKSRPSAKELPAAQILGIHTAAPPRGGSRSGRGSSAAASASVALLADARRTEPSNSEPSPESSGKVEEKKPQSFISSSSQQPPTEEGTGVGCSETGVEADGCSAACRSTEKLCGGAESSSEPCKEEQNHGTISADANQIPPAQPPVPGSEEGTPQGSAAKERTVELIREEGWSAREGENVTLAELYLMFGKPGKLLLEYEWQPAAVPTSNTENGAAVVSAKPNRTNRVLRCLLKLVSTEANPKPLAPEMCSIATSPLKSHQEEQNQALTPPGKGTISGVRSPSCGRQQASVRGARMNTPSAAVSGGRNLPRSLLGSAASGDAEGSVFAVPTTLPPNSSRHNRMFSPNKEAQLAFKQQLDSISMQSDLFFSRQRKPRNRQLRKPLVVQRTLLPRTTGDTPQHVCSFSILSNSSATGTGSFRPIQTRLAPSSRPPITKTSSSAAASQLSSAIDLAAKSAGIIPGSPCQESDPPSVDNSPLLAAAPIADAEPEPQLLQTNSPENGLPPPSPGATDGGDSLLSPPSVASLLDISLPGPPEEALAPGEPQTHISDSLIELAINSTHYGEEAALSPAKLGNGDPSKLLASFPSVSPSGGWIPSPSHDPQWYPSDSSDSTLGCLLSSMASPDKTRRTPSGPSSGTALLGPSLLDCNSHDSFQSRGLPDVAEMDSQLACMMSESSVDYIARFNDLAQELAVTEPSIPPP from the exons ATGACACCGGGCTCCAGGGAGGGGATCGGTGTCGATGGGAGGCGGAATCCGTCCAGAAAGCCTGAAGGTTGCGACGAGGAGGAGAGCGGAGAGGTGGCGAGCGAGGAGCGCAGTACAAAGGGAGACGAGCGAGTGGAAACACTTAATCCATCAGCCACGGGTCTGGGCTCCGGTTTATCCCCGGTTCTCCCTGGATCCCCGCCGAACCGAACCGGGCAGGGTCCGAACCAGCAGCCCCACACCTCAACGGAACCCGTCCCTCCGTGTCAAGACCAGCATCATTTTCTACGGTCTAGCGTTCGACCTCCGAGCAAACGGATACGGAAGGATTCAGTCGGATCAGCCATCAACGGACACGGCGGAGCTAAATCTAAAG GAGCAGAGAATGGATCTGCTTCTCAGGGGGTTGTGGGACCATCTGTGGTCGGCTCCATCGGAGGGGTGTCGAAGGCGTCCAAGGGGCAGGGGGCCACTGAGAAGGAGGAGCAAGCTGGAAACCAGAAGAGAGCCCGTCGGCAGTGGGAGTCCTGGAGCGCAGAGGACAAAAACAGCTTCTTCGAGGGGCTTTATGAG CACGGGAAGGATTTTGAGGCAATCCAAAATAACATTGCTATGAAGTATAAGAAGAGAGGAAAGCCGGCAAACATGGTGAAAAACAAGGAGCAGGTCCGACACTTTTACTACCGCACCTGGCACAAGATCTCCAAACACATCGACTTTGCCAGTG TTTACTCCCGTGTGTTGAAGAAATCTTCTCAAGAACTCTACGGTCTGATCTGCTACGCTGAGCTTCGCAAAAAAGTTGGAGGAT TGATGGATGAGAAGAACGTGGCTAAATTAAATGAACTCATCCAGCAAGG GGCCACCACTGTGCGCTCCAAAGGCAGGAACCTGCGAATCAAAGCTCCCATGTGCCGTGCTCTGAAGAAACTCTGCGATCCAGACG GAGTGAGCGACGAAGAAGACCAGAAGCCGGTGCGTCTGCCGCTGAAGGTGGCGGTGGAGCTCCAGCCCCGCAGCAACCACTCCTGGGCCCGTGTTCAAAGCCTAGCTCACAATCCTCGCCTCAG GATGGTGGTGGAGCTCCACAGGAAAGTGTCCAACCTGATCGAGTATCTGAGACAGAAGTGGGCTTACCAAGACCAGCGAATC CTCAAGAGTCTGATGGAGAGGGAGGCTCTAGAGGGCAGCCAGCCCGGCACCGCCTCTCCCAGCAAAGTTCAGCAGGAGGAGCTCTTCCTGTTCCCTGCTGAGAACAGCACCCTGACAACTCTGCCTGGTGTGGCACGAGTGGTTCACTCCAAGGCCTCCTGCACTGTACACTGGCTAGAGAGTGGCAAGAGCCGACCCAGTGCCAAGGAGCTGCCAGCAGCCCAGATCCTGGGCATCCACACGGCGGCGCCGCCTCGAGGAGGCAGCAGATCTGGACGGGGAAGCTCCGCTGCAGCTAGCGCCTCTGTGGCTCTGTTGGCAGATGCTCGTCGGACTGAGCCTTCTAATTCTGAACCGTCCCCTGAGAGTTCTGGGAAGGTAGAAGAGAAGAAACCTCAGTCGTTCATTTCTAGTTCCTCTCAGCAGCCTCCCACAGAAGAGGGGACTGGTGTGGGATGCTCAGAGACTGGCGTGGAGGCTGATGGCTGCTCAGCAGCGTGCCGAAGCACAGAGAAGCTGTGTGGTGGTGCAGAGAGCTCGTCGGAGCCGTGTAAAGAGGAGCAGAACCATGGGACCATTTCTGCAGATGCTAACCAGATCCCTCCAGCACAACCTCCAGTTCCAGGCTCAGAGGAGGGCACGCCACAGGGCTCGGCAGCAAAGGAGCGCACTGTTGAACTCATCAGAGAGGAGGGCTGGAGTGCCCGCGAGGGGGAGAACGTCACTCTGGCTGAGCTCTATCTGATGTTTGGGAAGCCGGGCAAACTGCTGCTAGAGTATGAGTGGCAGCCCGCTGCTGTTCCCACCAGCAACACGGAAAACGGAGCAGCTGTGGTGTCGGCCAAGCCCAACAGGACCAACAGAGTTCTGCGCTGCCTGCTCAAGCTGGTTTCCACTGAGGCCAACCCCAAACCTTTG GCTCCTGAAATGTGCTCCATAGCCACATCACCACTAAAGAGCCACCAGGAGGAGCAGAACCAGGCCCTGACTCCTCCAGGGAAGGGTACCATCTCTGGAGTCCGCAGCCCCAGCTGTGGTCGGCAGCAGGCCTCTGTCCGAGGGGCCAGGATGAACACGCCGAGCGCTGCTGTCTCAG GTGGGCGGAACCTCCCTCGGTCTCTGCTGGGTTCAGCTGCGAGCGGTGACGCAGAAGGCAGCGTGTTCGCAGTACCCACCACTCTACCGCCCAACAGCTCGCGGCACAACAGAATGTTCTCCCCGAATAAAGAAGCCCAGCTGGCCTTCAAACAGCAGCTGGACTCCATCAGT ATGCAGTCCGATCTTTTCTTCTCAAGACAGAGGAAACCTCGGAACAGACAGCTCCGAAAACCTCTCGTAGTTCAG CGAACTCTGCTGCCCAGGACGACCGGGGACACCCCTCAGCACGTCTGCtccttctccatcctctctaactCCTCTGCTACAG GAACTGGATCTTTCCGGCCCATCCAGACTCGCCTGGCCCCCTCCTCGCGCCCTCCCATCACCAAAACCTCCAGCTCTGCAGCAGCCAGCCAGCTCTCCA GTGCTATTGACCTGGCAGCCAAGTCTGCAGGCATCATCCCAGGCAGTCCCTGTCAGGAGTCGGACCCCCCCAGTGTGGATAACAGCCCTCTGCTGGCAGCAGCGCCCATCGCTGATGCTGAACCAGAACCCCAGCTCCTCCAGACAAATTCCCCAGAG AACGGTCTCCCCCCACCGTCTCCTGGAGCAACCGATGGTGGCGACTCCCTCCTCTCTCCCCCCAGTGTCGCCTCTCTTCTTGACATCTCTCTGCCGGGCCCCCCTGAGGAGGCTCTGGCCCCTGGAGAACCTCAAACACATATCAGTGACTCACTAATCGAGCTCGCCATCAACTCAACACACTACG GTGAGGAGGCTGCTCTCTCTCCAGCTAAGCTGGGTAACGGTGACCCGTCCAAACTGCTGGCTTCATTTCCCTCAGTCAGCCCATCCGGAGGGTGGATCCCGTCTCCCAGCCACGACCCTCAGTGGTACCCTAGCGACTCGTCCGACTCCACGCTGGGATGCCTCCTCT CCAGCATGGCGTCTCCTGATAAGACCAGGCGCACCCCCTCTGGCCCCTCCAGTGGCACCGCTTTGCTTGGTCCAAGCCTCCTGGACTGCAATTCCCATGATTCCTTTCAATCCCGTGGCCTTCCTGATGTAGCAGAA ATGGACTCTCAGCTTGCCTGCATGATGAGCGAGAGCAGCGTGGACTACATTGCTCGCTTCAACGACCTGGCTCAGGAGCTGGCTGTGACCGAGCCCTCCATCCCACCTCCCTGA